The Xanthomonas sontii genome contains a region encoding:
- a CDS encoding PhzF family phenazine biosynthesis protein, producing the protein MQLPLFIVDAFTTVRFRGNPAAVVPLQAWLPEALMQAIASENNLSETAFFVREADGAFAIRWFSPLREVGFCGHATLASAFVVATQGLAPLPLRFRAAAVGELAVDREADGRFVLRFPNQAPTALAAVPQALAQALSIAPQAAYRNDQAYIAVYADEAQVRAVVPDLARMLALAPRDVAVTAPGREHDFVSRYFWPANGGAEDPVTGSIHAALAPLWAQRLGKYDLRAWQASARGGELDCRVLPDHVQVRGAAVQYLHGTIAL; encoded by the coding sequence GTGCAACTGCCGCTGTTCATCGTCGATGCGTTCACCACGGTGCGGTTCCGCGGCAACCCGGCCGCGGTGGTGCCGCTGCAGGCGTGGTTGCCGGAGGCGCTGATGCAGGCCATCGCCAGCGAGAACAATCTGTCGGAGACCGCGTTCTTCGTGCGCGAGGCCGATGGCGCGTTCGCGATCCGTTGGTTCTCGCCGCTGCGCGAAGTGGGGTTCTGCGGCCATGCGACGCTGGCCAGCGCCTTCGTCGTCGCCACCCAGGGCCTGGCGCCACTGCCGTTGCGGTTCCGCGCCGCGGCGGTCGGCGAACTGGCGGTGGATCGCGAGGCCGACGGGCGCTTCGTCCTGCGCTTTCCGAACCAGGCGCCGACCGCGTTGGCGGCGGTGCCGCAGGCGCTCGCGCAGGCGTTGTCGATCGCGCCGCAGGCGGCATACCGCAACGACCAGGCCTACATCGCCGTGTACGCGGATGAAGCCCAGGTGCGCGCGGTGGTGCCGGACCTGGCGCGGATGCTGGCGCTGGCACCGCGCGATGTCGCGGTCACCGCGCCCGGCCGCGAGCACGATTTCGTCTCGCGTTATTTCTGGCCGGCCAACGGTGGCGCCGAGGATCCGGTGACCGGCTCGATCCATGCCGCGCTGGCGCCGCTGTGGGCGCAGCGCCTGGGCAAGTACGACCTGCGTGCGTGGCAGGCGTCTGCGCGCGGCGGCGAACTGGACTGCCGGGTGCTGCCGGACCACGTGCAGGTGCGTGGCGCGGCGGTGCAGTACCTGCACGGGACGATCGCGTTATGA
- a CDS encoding GH12 family glycosyl hydrolase domain-containing protein produces the protein MHASASVSAAASPRLPATVVRSPRGWARTLRALFATALLAIAPMALAGPYQVYGNQYAWVNNFNDPNNVIQGTFHSGSTPSMTVTFNFPNASLYGYPAILRGSHYGFNPTADRTFPRQVSALRSLPATFAYSSGGSNLAGDFAYDLFFRWDSTVSSSAIPQAEVMIWGGHNSYPIGTLTASNVISAGGYTFDLWEGMNSAAGYYVYTFIPHNTAGQPTLPSNGNLNIDIKPFLSWLHTHRAQDGRFSNAMYLHVVEAGFEVVRGNGWAWIQANIGAN, from the coding sequence ATGCACGCTTCCGCTTCCGTTTCCGCCGCTGCTTCGCCGCGCCTTCCCGCCACGGTCGTCAGGTCGCCGCGCGGCTGGGCGCGGACCCTGCGCGCGTTGTTCGCCACCGCCCTGCTCGCCATCGCGCCGATGGCGCTGGCCGGGCCGTACCAGGTGTACGGCAACCAGTACGCCTGGGTGAACAACTTCAACGACCCCAACAACGTCATCCAGGGCACGTTCCACAGCGGCAGCACGCCGAGTATGACCGTGACCTTCAATTTCCCCAACGCCAGCCTGTACGGCTATCCGGCGATCCTGCGCGGCTCGCACTACGGCTTCAATCCCACTGCCGACCGCACCTTCCCGCGGCAGGTCTCGGCGCTGCGGTCCTTGCCGGCGACCTTCGCGTACTCGTCCGGCGGCAGCAACCTGGCCGGCGACTTCGCCTACGACCTGTTCTTCCGCTGGGACAGCACGGTGTCCTCCAGCGCGATCCCGCAGGCCGAAGTGATGATCTGGGGCGGCCACAACTCGTATCCGATCGGCACGCTCACCGCCAGCAATGTCATCAGCGCCGGCGGCTACACCTTCGATCTGTGGGAAGGCATGAACAGCGCCGCCGGCTACTACGTCTACACCTTCATTCCGCACAACACCGCCGGCCAGCCGACTCTGCCGAGCAACGGCAATCTCAACATCGACATCAAACCGTTCCTGAGCTGGCTGCATACCCATCGCGCGCAGGACGGACGCTTCAGCAACGCGATGTACCTGCACGTGGTCGAGGCCGGTTTCGAGGTGGTGCGCGGCAACGGCTGGGCCTGGATCCAGGCCAATATCGGCGCCAACTGA
- a CDS encoding response regulator, with protein MKSFILVVDDDPDLRRLISEFLSDHGYQVDTAETVAEMRLRMAERQPDLVILDVMMPGEDGLSAARQLASERGAPAVIMLSALGSDTDRIIGLEVGADDYLAKPCNPRELLARVRALLRRSQAATLPPEARGNVYEFAGWRLDVIRRDLRDPTGIFINLSDGEFALLRTFVEHPQRVLSRDQLLDYARGRDTEVYDRAIDSQISRLRRKINERVQTELIRTVRNEGYMLLPSVARL; from the coding sequence ATGAAATCCTTCATTCTGGTCGTCGACGACGATCCGGATCTGCGCCGACTCATCAGCGAGTTCCTGAGCGACCACGGCTATCAGGTGGACACCGCCGAGACCGTGGCGGAGATGCGCCTGCGGATGGCCGAGCGCCAGCCGGACCTGGTGATCCTGGACGTGATGATGCCCGGCGAGGACGGCCTCAGCGCCGCCCGCCAGCTCGCCAGCGAGCGCGGCGCGCCGGCGGTGATCATGCTCAGCGCGCTGGGCAGCGACACCGACCGCATCATCGGCCTGGAGGTCGGCGCCGACGACTACCTGGCCAAGCCGTGCAATCCGCGCGAGCTGCTGGCGCGGGTGCGCGCCCTGCTGCGGCGCAGCCAGGCGGCGACGCTGCCGCCGGAAGCGCGCGGCAACGTCTACGAGTTCGCCGGCTGGCGGCTGGACGTGATCCGCCGCGACCTGCGCGATCCCACCGGCATCTTCATCAATCTCTCCGACGGCGAGTTCGCGCTGCTGCGCACCTTCGTCGAGCACCCGCAGCGCGTGCTCAGCCGCGACCAGCTGCTCGACTACGCGCGCGGCCGCGATACCGAGGTCTACGACCGCGCCATCGACAGCCAGATCAGCCGCCTGCGCCGCAAGATCAACGAGCGCGTGCAGACCGAACTGATCCGTACCGTGCGCAACGAGGGCTACATGCTGCTGCCGAGCGTCGCCCGCCTGTGA
- a CDS encoding DegV family protein → MRIGIVVDSACDLPQDYIAQHDLVVLPISVRLGGTVLADRRDEAATLEFLHAQVSAHGAEAETVPYSVAQIRELFLSRLVIDYDHVFCLTIAKTRSPIHEHAQQAGFAILNDYKPIRQAAGHASPFALRVIDTGNLFAAQAVIAVEAVRLRADGAGVQAIRERLETLTEHTHGYMIARDLYYLRSRARSKGDRSVGLLSAALGSALDIKPVLHCHRGETAPVAKLKGFDHAVQTLFGLAAKRVAAGLMTPTLCLSYGGELAELRALPGYAALRQACDGHGVELQESVMSLTGMVNVGKGALVLGFAGEALHFG, encoded by the coding sequence ATGCGCATCGGCATCGTCGTAGATTCCGCCTGCGATCTGCCGCAGGACTACATCGCCCAGCACGACCTGGTGGTGTTGCCGATCAGCGTGCGCCTCGGCGGCACCGTCCTGGCCGATCGCCGCGACGAAGCGGCGACGCTGGAGTTCCTGCACGCACAGGTCAGCGCGCACGGCGCCGAAGCCGAGACCGTGCCGTACAGCGTGGCGCAGATCCGCGAGCTGTTCCTGAGCCGGCTGGTCATCGACTACGACCACGTGTTCTGCCTGACCATCGCCAAGACCCGCAGCCCGATCCACGAGCACGCGCAGCAGGCCGGCTTCGCCATCCTCAACGACTACAAGCCGATCCGTCAGGCAGCCGGCCACGCCTCGCCGTTCGCGCTGCGCGTGATCGACACCGGGAACCTGTTCGCCGCACAGGCGGTGATCGCGGTCGAGGCGGTGCGGTTGCGTGCCGACGGTGCCGGCGTGCAGGCCATCCGCGAGCGGCTGGAGACGCTGACCGAGCACACCCATGGCTACATGATCGCGCGCGACCTGTACTACCTGCGCAGCCGCGCGCGCAGCAAGGGCGACCGCAGCGTCGGCCTGCTCAGCGCCGCGCTCGGTTCGGCCCTGGACATCAAGCCGGTGCTGCACTGCCACCGTGGCGAGACCGCGCCGGTGGCCAAGCTCAAGGGCTTCGACCACGCCGTGCAGACCCTGTTCGGCCTGGCCGCCAAGCGCGTGGCCGCCGGGTTGATGACGCCCACGCTGTGCCTGAGCTATGGCGGCGAGCTGGCGGAACTGCGCGCCCTGCCCGGCTACGCGGCGCTGCGCCAGGCCTGCGACGGCCACGGTGTGGAGCTGCAGGAAAGCGTGATGAGCCTGACCGGCATGGTCAACGTCGGCAAGGGTGCGCTGGTGCTGGGCTTCGCCGGGGAGGCGCTGCACTTCGGCTGA
- a CDS encoding YbjQ family protein has product MTDPYNSSPPRAAVSPLNDAMVTTALELPGHRIVRNLGIVRGITVRSRSIVGNFLGGLQTLFGGNITIYTELCEQARLETYRDMLQHARQMGGNAIVAVRYDATELMAGLTEVLCYGTAVVVEPNQR; this is encoded by the coding sequence ATGACCGATCCGTACAATTCCTCGCCGCCGCGTGCGGCGGTCTCGCCACTGAACGATGCGATGGTGACCACCGCGCTGGAACTTCCCGGCCACCGGATCGTGCGCAATCTGGGCATCGTGCGCGGCATCACCGTGCGCTCGCGCTCCATCGTCGGCAATTTCCTCGGCGGGCTGCAGACGCTGTTCGGCGGCAACATCACCATCTATACCGAGCTGTGCGAGCAGGCGCGCCTGGAGACCTATCGGGACATGCTGCAGCACGCGCGGCAGATGGGCGGCAACGCCATCGTCGCGGTGCGCTACGACGCCACCGAGCTGATGGCCGGCCTGACCGAAGTGCTGTGCTATGGCACGGCCGTGGTCGTCGAGCCGAACCAGCGCTGA
- a CDS encoding PLP-dependent aminotransferase family protein — MRLYEALASQLREQIAQGTLRAGERLPSIRQLAAGHGISAATAVQACLQLEREGRVQARPRSGYFVRAAATTPPTSASAATRRRAPGAVANPALQGVLDMLARSDLVPLHTATPAAALLPGAHLASALARQLRRQRSAALDYAPPQGHAALRRQIAQRYAHCATVVAADEVVVTAGAMEAISLGLRTLTAPGDVVLVETPTYHGILQAVAALRLKVLEVPNRPGQGIDAARLDALLQRTPARAAVLVPNFNNPLGSLTPDAAKRAVLDSCARHGTVVIEDDIYGELDWSGQRPRPLRHFDIHGNVITCGAFSKVLAPGLRVGWLLGGAWTDALVRAKYFSTIGGASLPQLALADYLQRHDLERHLRKLRRTLADNGQRLREAVLRHWPAGTRIGDPAGGLSLWLQLADAGSGQALFEAALAAGIGTSPGHLFSSRGDYADHLRLSCGQPWSETLEDAMRRLGKLAARLPR; from the coding sequence ATGCGCCTGTACGAAGCCCTCGCCAGCCAGCTGCGCGAACAGATCGCGCAGGGCACGCTGCGTGCCGGCGAGCGCCTGCCGTCGATCCGGCAACTGGCCGCCGGCCACGGCATCAGCGCCGCCACCGCGGTGCAGGCCTGCCTGCAACTGGAACGCGAAGGCCGGGTGCAGGCGCGCCCGCGCTCCGGCTACTTCGTGCGCGCCGCGGCGACGACGCCACCGACCAGCGCAAGCGCCGCAACCCGCCGGCGCGCCCCGGGCGCAGTCGCCAATCCCGCGCTGCAAGGCGTGCTGGACATGCTCGCGCGCTCGGATCTGGTGCCACTGCACACCGCCACGCCGGCGGCGGCGCTGCTGCCCGGCGCGCACCTGGCCAGCGCGCTGGCGCGGCAGTTGCGCCGCCAGCGCAGCGCCGCGCTGGACTACGCACCGCCGCAGGGCCACGCCGCGCTGCGCCGGCAGATCGCGCAGCGCTACGCGCACTGCGCCACGGTCGTTGCCGCCGACGAGGTGGTGGTGACCGCCGGCGCGATGGAGGCGATCAGCCTGGGGCTGCGCACGCTCACCGCCCCTGGCGACGTGGTGCTGGTCGAGACCCCGACCTACCACGGCATCCTGCAGGCGGTGGCGGCGCTGCGCCTGAAGGTGCTGGAGGTCCCGAACCGGCCCGGCCAGGGCATCGACGCCGCACGCCTGGACGCACTGCTGCAGCGCACGCCGGCGCGCGCCGCGGTGCTGGTGCCGAACTTCAACAACCCGCTGGGCAGCCTCACCCCCGATGCCGCCAAGCGCGCCGTGCTGGACAGTTGCGCGCGCCACGGCACGGTGGTGATCGAGGACGACATCTACGGCGAACTCGACTGGTCGGGGCAGCGCCCACGGCCGCTGCGCCATTTCGACATCCACGGCAACGTGATCACCTGCGGCGCCTTCTCCAAGGTGCTGGCGCCCGGCCTGCGCGTGGGCTGGCTGCTCGGCGGCGCCTGGACCGATGCGCTGGTGCGCGCCAAGTACTTCTCCACCATCGGCGGCGCCAGCCTGCCGCAACTGGCCCTGGCCGACTACCTGCAGCGGCACGACCTGGAACGCCACCTGCGCAAGCTGCGCCGCACCCTGGCCGACAACGGCCAGCGCCTGCGCGAGGCGGTGCTGCGGCACTGGCCGGCCGGTACCCGTATCGGCGACCCGGCCGGCGGCCTGTCGCTGTGGCTGCAACTGGCCGACGCCGGCAGCGGCCAGGCGCTGTTCGAGGCCGCTCTCGCCGCCGGCATCGGCACCTCGCCCGGGCACCTGTTCTCCAGCCGCGGCGACTACGCCGACCACCTGCGGCTGAGCTGCGGCCAGCCGTGGAGCGAGACGCTGGAAGATGCAATGCGGCGGCTGGGCAAACTGGCCGCGCGACTGCCGCGCTAG
- a CDS encoding S-(hydroxymethyl)glutathione dehydrogenase/class III alcohol dehydrogenase, whose protein sequence is MKSRAAVAFEAGKPLQIVEIDVEPPRQGEVLVRITHTGVCHTDAFTLSGDDPEGIFPAVLGHEGGGIVEAVGEGVTSVKVGDHVIPLYTAECRKCKFCLSGKTNLCQAVRATQGKGLMPDGTTRFSYNGQPIYHYMGCSTFSEYTVVPEISLAVVNPEAPLEKVCLLGCGVTTGIGAVHNTAKVKEGDSVAVFGLGGIGLAVIQGAVQAKAGRILAIDTNPGKFELARSMGATDCINPKDYSKPIQEVIVELTDGGVDFSFECIGNVHVMRSALECCHKGWGESVIIGVAGAGQEISTRPFQLVTGRVWRGSAFGGVKGRTQLPGMVEQAMHGEIDLDPFITHTLPLDEINEAFHLMHEGKSIRTVIHF, encoded by the coding sequence ATGAAGTCCCGAGCCGCCGTCGCTTTCGAAGCAGGCAAACCGCTGCAGATCGTGGAGATCGATGTCGAACCGCCGCGCCAGGGCGAAGTGCTGGTGCGCATCACCCATACCGGCGTGTGCCATACCGACGCGTTCACGCTGTCCGGCGACGATCCGGAAGGCATTTTCCCGGCGGTGCTCGGCCATGAGGGCGGCGGCATCGTCGAGGCGGTGGGCGAGGGCGTGACCAGCGTCAAGGTCGGCGACCACGTGATCCCGCTGTACACGGCCGAGTGCCGCAAGTGCAAGTTCTGCCTGTCCGGCAAGACCAATCTGTGTCAGGCGGTGCGCGCCACCCAGGGCAAGGGCCTGATGCCCGACGGCACCACCCGCTTCTCCTACAACGGCCAGCCGATCTACCACTACATGGGCTGCAGCACCTTCAGCGAGTACACGGTGGTGCCGGAGATCTCGCTGGCCGTGGTCAACCCCGAGGCGCCGCTGGAGAAGGTGTGCCTGCTCGGCTGCGGCGTCACCACCGGCATCGGTGCGGTGCACAACACGGCCAAGGTGAAGGAGGGCGACAGCGTCGCGGTGTTCGGCCTCGGCGGCATCGGCCTGGCGGTGATCCAGGGCGCGGTGCAGGCCAAGGCCGGGCGCATCCTGGCCATCGACACCAATCCGGGCAAGTTCGAGCTGGCGCGCAGCATGGGCGCCACCGACTGCATCAACCCGAAGGACTACAGCAAGCCGATCCAGGAAGTCATCGTCGAGCTGACCGACGGCGGCGTGGACTTCAGTTTCGAGTGCATCGGCAACGTGCACGTGATGCGCTCGGCGCTGGAGTGCTGCCACAAGGGCTGGGGCGAGAGCGTCATCATCGGCGTGGCCGGCGCCGGCCAGGAAATCAGCACGCGCCCGTTCCAGCTGGTCACCGGCCGCGTCTGGCGCGGCAGCGCCTTCGGCGGGGTCAAGGGCCGCACCCAGTTGCCGGGCATGGTGGAGCAGGCGATGCACGGCGAGATCGACCTCGATCCGTTCATCACCCACACCCTGCCGCTGGACGAGATCAACGAAGCCTTCCACCTGATGCACGAGGGCAAGTCGATCCGCACCGTCATCCACTTCTGA
- the gfa gene encoding S-(hydroxymethyl)glutathione synthase has protein sequence MSTVTIHPSVDAGVRAGAEHFQGGTLECHCASDKVVVEVGAQTAHNHACGCTKCWKPKGATFSVVAVVSRDKVKVTAHEEKLKVVDESATIRRHACTGCGVHMYGRIENTEHPFYGLDFVHTELSPQQGWSAPGFAAFVSSIIESGTRPEAMDGVRNRLRELKLEPYDCLSPPLMDAISTHVARKNGVLH, from the coding sequence ATGAGTACTGTGACGATTCATCCGTCGGTGGATGCCGGCGTGCGTGCCGGCGCGGAGCATTTCCAGGGCGGTACCCTGGAATGCCATTGCGCCAGCGACAAGGTGGTGGTGGAAGTGGGCGCGCAGACCGCGCACAACCACGCCTGCGGCTGTACCAAGTGCTGGAAGCCGAAGGGCGCGACCTTCTCGGTGGTGGCGGTGGTGTCGCGCGACAAGGTCAAGGTGACGGCGCACGAAGAGAAGCTGAAGGTGGTGGACGAGAGCGCGACCATCCGCCGTCACGCCTGCACCGGTTGCGGCGTGCACATGTACGGCCGCATCGAGAACACCGAGCATCCGTTCTACGGCCTGGATTTCGTGCATACGGAACTGTCGCCGCAGCAGGGCTGGTCGGCGCCGGGCTTCGCCGCCTTCGTGTCGTCGATCATCGAGAGCGGCACGCGTCCGGAGGCGATGGACGGGGTGCGCAACCGCCTGCGCGAACTGAAGCTGGAACCGTACGACTGCCTGTCGCCGCCGCTGATGGACGCGATCTCCACCCACGTGGCGCGCAAGAACGGCGTGCTGCACTGA
- the fghA gene encoding S-formylglutathione hydrolase: MERIEHHACCGGWQDVYRHDSAVLGCPMQVAVYLPPQAEHTTLPVLYWLSGLTCTEQNFITKAGAQRYAAEHGVILVAPDTSPRGESVADAEGYDLGKGAGFYVNATQAPWDAHYRMYDYVVQELPALIEAQFPHNGRRAISGHSMGGHGALVIALKNPGRYRSVSAFSPIVAPTQVPWGEKAFTAYLGEDRAQWQAYDASVLIGSASERLPLLVDQGGGDEFLDKQLRPQLLQAAADAAGYPLTLRVQPGYDHSYYFIGSFIGEHIAFHARALQD; this comes from the coding sequence ATGGAACGTATCGAACACCACGCCTGCTGCGGCGGCTGGCAGGACGTCTATCGCCACGACTCGGCCGTGCTCGGCTGCCCCATGCAGGTGGCCGTGTACCTGCCGCCGCAGGCCGAGCACACCACGCTGCCGGTGCTGTACTGGCTCAGCGGCCTGACCTGCACCGAGCAGAACTTCATCACCAAGGCCGGTGCGCAGCGCTATGCGGCCGAGCATGGCGTGATCCTGGTCGCGCCCGACACCAGCCCGCGCGGCGAGAGCGTCGCCGACGCCGAGGGTTACGACCTGGGCAAGGGCGCCGGCTTCTACGTCAACGCCACCCAGGCGCCGTGGGACGCGCACTACCGCATGTACGACTACGTGGTGCAGGAACTGCCGGCGCTGATCGAGGCGCAGTTCCCGCACAACGGCCGCCGCGCGATCAGCGGGCATTCGATGGGCGGCCACGGCGCCCTGGTGATCGCGCTGAAGAATCCCGGCCGCTACCGCAGCGTGTCGGCGTTCTCGCCGATCGTGGCGCCCACGCAGGTGCCGTGGGGCGAGAAGGCCTTCACCGCCTACCTGGGCGAGGACCGCGCGCAGTGGCAGGCCTACGACGCCAGCGTGCTGATCGGCAGCGCCAGCGAGCGCCTGCCGCTGCTGGTCGACCAGGGCGGCGGCGACGAGTTCCTCGACAAGCAGTTGCGCCCGCAGCTGTTGCAGGCCGCCGCCGACGCCGCCGGCTATCCGCTGACCCTGCGCGTGCAGCCCGGCTACGACCACAGCTACTACTTCATCGGCAGCTTCATCGGCGAGCACATCGCCTTCCACGCGCGCGCCCTGCAGGACTGA
- a CDS encoding metal/formaldehyde-sensitive transcriptional repressor: MPHAPHEKKRVLARIRRLRGQTEALERALEEGTDCAAVLQQIAAIRGAVNGLMSEVMQAHVRDEFGHAATSDAQRAARVREMAMLVRSYLK; encoded by the coding sequence ATGCCGCACGCCCCGCACGAAAAGAAGCGCGTCCTCGCCCGTATCCGCCGCCTGCGCGGCCAGACCGAGGCGTTGGAACGCGCGCTGGAGGAGGGGACGGACTGCGCTGCTGTGCTGCAGCAAATCGCCGCCATCCGCGGCGCGGTCAACGGCCTGATGTCGGAAGTGATGCAGGCGCATGTCCGCGATGAATTCGGCCATGCCGCCACCTCCGATGCGCAGCGCGCCGCGCGCGTGCGCGAGATGGCCATGCTGGTCCGCTCCTACCTCAAATGA
- a CDS encoding DMT family transporter, giving the protein MSAVHAAPAGASRRALWQLLLAEVLIGSVGVFVHESGQDPVTAVFYRCLFGALFLTGCGLLGGQLRGLWRERALLRDAALSGVLLVLNWVALFAGMARSSIGVATMVYHVFPFVMLILAALLQGERSRRSDLGWTLLAFVGVACSADPLRLWSSADRGYLGGIALTLLGALLCGASLLMSRRISRERPLAVVTVQCWVGAAMLAGFSSGAALHPGRHWFWLVGLGVIHSGVVYVLFYSAYRHLHVAAIAVVAFVYPLVTLLLDYLLYGHRLVPVQWLGLALIVLGTLAVNLRWSWPRRAVVAS; this is encoded by the coding sequence ATGAGCGCGGTGCACGCAGCGCCTGCGGGCGCGTCACGGCGGGCACTGTGGCAGTTGCTGCTGGCCGAGGTGCTGATCGGCTCGGTCGGCGTGTTCGTGCACGAGAGCGGCCAGGATCCGGTGACCGCGGTGTTCTACCGCTGCCTGTTCGGCGCGCTGTTCCTGACCGGGTGCGGCCTGCTCGGCGGGCAGTTGCGCGGCCTGTGGCGCGAGCGCGCGCTGTTGCGCGACGCGGCGCTCAGCGGGGTGTTGCTGGTGCTCAACTGGGTGGCGCTGTTCGCCGGCATGGCGCGTTCGTCGATCGGCGTGGCGACCATGGTCTACCACGTGTTCCCGTTCGTCATGCTGATCCTGGCGGCGTTGCTGCAGGGCGAGCGCAGCCGCCGTTCCGACCTGGGCTGGACCCTGCTGGCCTTCGTCGGCGTGGCCTGTTCGGCGGACCCGCTGCGGCTGTGGTCCAGCGCCGACCGCGGCTACCTGGGCGGGATCGCGTTGACCCTGCTGGGCGCGCTGCTGTGCGGCGCGTCGTTGCTGATGTCGCGGCGGATCAGCCGCGAGCGGCCGCTGGCGGTGGTGACCGTGCAGTGCTGGGTCGGTGCGGCGATGCTGGCCGGCTTCTCCAGCGGCGCCGCGCTGCACCCCGGCCGCCACTGGTTCTGGCTGGTCGGCCTGGGGGTGATCCACAGCGGCGTGGTGTATGTGCTGTTCTACAGCGCCTACCGGCACCTGCACGTGGCGGCGATCGCAGTCGTGGCCTTCGTCTACCCGCTGGTGACGCTGCTGCTGGACTACCTGCTGTACGGCCACCGGCTGGTGCCGGTGCAGTGGCTGGGCCTGGCGCTGATCGTGCTGGGCACGCTGGCGGTCAATCTGCGCTGGTCCTGGCCACGCCGGGCGGTGGTGGCGTCCTAG
- a CDS encoding 2-hydroxychromene-2-carboxylate isomerase, with protein MTLRWYFDFISPFSYLHWQQVKALPEFSRIQPVPIVFGAVLAQLQTRGPAEVPHKREFTYRFVQWQAQQQGVPLRFPPAHPFNPLTALRLCIAAGTTPQAIDALFDWLWRDGHAGDAAAALAPVGQALGIADVAAATADAQVKAQLRANTEQALAAGVFGVPTLQIDDTLLWGNDAHPLMRAVLADPQLLQRGDMARLSALPVAVQRNA; from the coding sequence ATGACGTTGCGCTGGTATTTCGATTTCATCTCGCCGTTTTCCTATCTGCACTGGCAGCAGGTGAAAGCGCTGCCGGAGTTCTCGCGGATCCAGCCGGTGCCGATCGTGTTCGGCGCGGTGCTGGCGCAGCTGCAGACGCGCGGGCCGGCCGAGGTGCCGCACAAGCGCGAGTTCACCTATCGCTTCGTGCAGTGGCAGGCGCAGCAGCAAGGCGTGCCGCTGCGCTTCCCACCGGCACATCCGTTCAACCCGCTGACGGCGCTGCGCCTGTGCATCGCCGCCGGCACCACGCCGCAGGCCATCGATGCGCTCTTCGACTGGCTGTGGCGCGATGGCCACGCGGGCGACGCCGCCGCGGCCCTGGCGCCGGTCGGCCAGGCATTGGGGATCGCCGACGTGGCCGCGGCCACCGCCGATGCGCAGGTCAAGGCGCAACTGCGCGCCAACACCGAACAGGCGCTGGCGGCCGGCGTGTTCGGCGTGCCGACCCTGCAGATCGACGACACCCTGCTGTGGGGCAACGACGCGCACCCGCTGATGCGCGCGGTGCTGGCCGACCCGCAACTGCTGCAGCGCGGCGACATGGCGCGCCTGAGCGCGCTGCCGGTCGCGGTGCAGCGCAACGCCTGA